A genome region from Dolichospermum compactum NIES-806 includes the following:
- a CDS encoding DUF262 domain-containing protein: MIANSHLISGETFTFQDDLDIFKSCLSDDEINEKYKKGEIRIVTEQARYPLDSIETMLDSKKYILDPEYQRRKRWDNIRKSRLIESFIMNVPIPPIFLYEIDYSIYEVMDGQQRLTAIYDFYKGNFLLEGLQYWRELDGKNYANLPDQVRKGIDRRYLSSIVLLQETAKSEEEAEELKRIVFERLNSGGEKLTPQETRNALQNGKFNQLCIKLSQNEYFRKMWNFPLESEGEKKLLENESYKKMEDVELVLRFFAYRHIDKLKSPVDKFLDEYLKQANSYPDETMNKLENLFNETINLIYQILENSAFIPPKEGRNRKTPLKTIYDPIMQVFANNISYKDVLIENKETIQKNLYLNKQAPFIQEVGRRNLFDGSYNNKKDVEARIRYFQKFLQSYIK; the protein is encoded by the coding sequence ATGATTGCAAATAGTCATTTAATTTCAGGTGAAACTTTTACTTTTCAAGATGATTTAGATATTTTTAAAAGTTGTCTTTCTGATGATGAAATTAATGAAAAATATAAAAAGGGTGAGATTAGAATTGTTACAGAACAAGCGCGTTATCCACTAGATAGTATAGAAACTATGCTTGACAGTAAGAAATATATCCTTGATCCCGAATACCAACGTAGAAAAAGATGGGATAATATTCGTAAATCTCGTTTAATAGAATCATTCATAATGAATGTACCGATTCCACCAATTTTTTTATACGAGATAGACTATTCTATTTATGAGGTAATGGATGGACAACAAAGATTAACTGCTATTTATGATTTTTATAAAGGCAATTTTCTACTAGAAGGACTACAGTATTGGAGAGAACTAGATGGTAAAAACTATGCCAACTTACCAGATCAAGTTAGAAAAGGTATAGATAGACGCTATTTATCATCTATTGTTTTATTACAAGAAACAGCTAAAAGTGAAGAAGAAGCAGAAGAACTGAAAAGAATAGTTTTTGAAAGACTTAACAGTGGCGGAGAAAAGTTAACTCCTCAAGAAACAAGAAATGCTTTACAAAATGGCAAGTTTAACCAATTATGTATAAAACTTTCTCAAAATGAATATTTTCGTAAAATGTGGAATTTTCCTTTAGAAAGTGAAGGAGAAAAAAAATTACTGGAAAATGAATCTTATAAAAAAATGGAAGATGTAGAATTGGTGTTACGCTTCTTTGCTTATCGTCATATAGATAAATTAAAATCTCCAGTTGATAAGTTTTTAGATGAATATTTAAAACAAGCAAATAGTTATCCTGATGAAACAATGAACAAACTTGAAAATCTATTTAATGAAACTATTAATTTAATTTATCAAATATTAGAAAATTCAGCTTTTATTCCACCAAAAGAAGGACGTAATAGGAAAACACCATTAAAAACTATCTATGATCCAATAATGCAGGTATTTGCAAATAATATTTCTTACAAAGATGTTCTTATTGAAAACAAAGAGACTATACAAAAGAATTTATATTTAAATAAACAAGCACCATTTATACAAGAAGTAGGACGTAGAAATCTTTTTGATGGTAGCTATAATAATAAAAAAGATGTAGAAGCACGCATTCGATATTTTCAGAAATTTCTACAAAGCTATATTAAATAA
- a CDS encoding MAE_28990/MAE_18760 family HEPN-like nuclease, with translation MNIESLENFTREINQIREYLKHIQYVNDVVAYSVLETDNEQIRKLLNTLKEHDRSFRTDKRIFEYKASIISLYGLLEKYVEIWIKEYLDSLSNVVPEYNKIDQKIRDNHFELSLKLINTITSRETAKYQHLTKEEVLKKLNDCIVNPSKYQINTDAFVLLSGNLKHNKIVELFNKLNLNLNDELLKNEELRNEIGLNQNTISRIEKDILYNKINDLVERRNQIAHGSEEVDDILSISELEPYIQFLDKYCQAIFQTLFEELIKQESIHIFQKIENVINTYGNKVLAFELENYTIKVGDMLIVETKEGRFYKKPILTIELNNKSYQELTVLEKTNIAVSVEPKIKDNQIFYIIKK, from the coding sequence ATGAATATAGAATCATTAGAAAACTTCACACGAGAAATAAATCAAATCAGAGAATATTTAAAACATATTCAATATGTAAATGATGTAGTTGCTTATTCTGTTCTAGAAACGGATAATGAACAAATTAGAAAATTACTGAATACTCTGAAAGAGCATGATAGAAGTTTTAGAACAGATAAACGAATATTTGAATATAAAGCATCTATTATTTCACTTTATGGACTGCTGGAAAAATATGTGGAAATATGGATTAAAGAATATCTTGATTCCCTATCTAATGTAGTACCTGAATATAATAAAATAGATCAGAAAATTAGAGATAATCATTTTGAGCTTTCTTTAAAATTGATTAATACTATTACCAGTAGAGAAACTGCCAAATATCAGCATCTTACAAAAGAGGAAGTGCTAAAGAAACTTAATGATTGTATAGTCAATCCTAGCAAATATCAAATTAATACAGATGCTTTTGTTCTTTTGTCAGGTAATTTAAAACATAATAAAATTGTAGAGTTATTCAACAAGTTAAATTTGAATTTGAATGATGAATTGTTAAAAAATGAAGAACTTAGAAATGAAATTGGTTTAAACCAAAATACTATTTCTAGAATAGAAAAGGATATTTTATATAATAAAATAAATGATTTGGTTGAAAGAAGAAACCAAATTGCTCACGGTTCAGAAGAAGTAGATGATATCCTCAGCATATCTGAATTAGAACCTTATATTCAATTTTTAGATAAATATTGTCAAGCTATTTTTCAGACATTATTTGAAGAACTTATCAAACAAGAATCAATACATATTTTTCAAAAAATAGAAAATGTGATTAATACTTATGGTAATAAAGTATTGGCGTTTGAACTTGAAAATTATACGATAAAAGTGGGAGATATGCTAATTGTTGAAACTAAAGAAGGTAGATTTTATAAAAAACCTATTTTAACAATTGAATTAAATAACAAATCATATCAAGAACTGACAGTTTTAGAAAAAACAAATATTGCTGTAAGCGTTGAGCCTAAGATTAAGGATAATCAAATATTTTACATAATCAAGAAATAA
- a CDS encoding clan AA aspartic protease, whose product MITGIIKNGRATVNVIFRLPEQPDFTIEFVIDTGFTEFLSLPPAAVNLLGFPFVYDMYANLADNSRVLLPVHQATIIWNGEERAVNVLATGKLPLLGTGLLDGYELSIQFTEGGLVTIQEL is encoded by the coding sequence ATGATAACTGGCATTATCAAAAATGGACGTGCAACTGTTAATGTCATATTTCGATTGCCAGAACAACCAGATTTTACAATTGAATTTGTGATTGATACAGGTTTTACAGAATTTCTTTCCTTACCTCCCGCAGCCGTGAATCTTTTGGGATTCCCTTTTGTTTATGATATGTACGCAAATTTAGCAGATAATAGCCGTGTGCTTTTACCAGTACATCAGGCTACTATTATTTGGAATGGTGAGGAAAGAGCAGTTAATGTATTAGCTACAGGAAAGCTACCATTATTAGGAACTGGTTTACTTGATGGTTATGAATTATCTATCCAATTTACAGAAGGTGGTTTAGTAACAATTCAAGAATTATAA
- a CDS encoding DUF6972 family protein: protein MGEIKINAENQYHVIPRTRPSEE, encoded by the coding sequence ATGGGGGAGATAAAAATCAATGCAGAGAACCAATACCACGTCATACCCCGCACCAGACCAAGTGAAGAATAA
- a CDS encoding DUF6888 family protein, with translation MPTSEQKTQLFILCCWLTKLYLPINLVRVDKRTGNVFILAGEENMIEIYPNGKWRYVV, from the coding sequence ATTCCTACATCTGAGCAGAAAACACAGTTATTTATTCTGTGTTGTTGGTTAACTAAACTATATTTACCCATAAACTTGGTTCGAGTTGATAAACGTACAGGTAATGTTTTTATCCTCGCGGGTGAAGAGAATATGATAGAAATATATCCTAATGGTAAATGGAGGTATGTGGTATGA
- a CDS encoding DUF6887 family protein has translation MSQPNFQGMSTKELRAYVLSHRDDQEAFYIYVDKLNDEANWVEMPPSESVDDLMNFPEFLQRLSNGKRLIESEE, from the coding sequence ATGAGTCAGCCTAACTTCCAAGGTATGAGTACAAAAGAATTACGTGCTTATGTTTTATCTCATCGAGATGACCAAGAGGCATTTTATATTTATGTTGATAAATTGAATGATGAGGCAAATTGGGTAGAAATGCCACCATCAGAATCTGTTGATGATTTGATGAATTTTCCTGAGTTTTTGCAGCGTCTTAGTAATGGTAAAAGATTAATTGAAAGTGAAGAATAA
- the psbA gene encoding photosystem II q(b) protein codes for MTTTLQQRESANVWSRFCEWITSTDNRLYIGWFGVIMIPTLLSAIACFVIAFIAAPPVDIDGIREPVAGSLLYGNNIISGAVVPSSNAIGLHFYPIWEAASLDEWLYNGGPYQLVVFHFLIGVFCYLGREWELSYRLGMRPWICLAFSAPVAAATAVFLIYPIGQGSFSDGMPLGISGTFNFMIVFQAEHNILMHPFHMLGVAGVFGGSLFSAMHGSLVTSSLVKETTENESQNYGYKFGQEEETYNIVAAHGYFGRLIFQYASFNNSRQLHFLLAAWPVIGIWFTALGISTMAFNLNGFNFNQSIMDSQGRVVATWADVINRANLGMEVMHERNAHNFPLDLAAADVAPVALSAPAING; via the coding sequence ATGACAACCACCTTACAACAGCGCGAAAGTGCTAACGTATGGAGCCGCTTCTGTGAGTGGATCACAAGCACCGACAACCGTTTATACATCGGCTGGTTCGGCGTAATCATGATCCCCACCCTCCTATCTGCGATCGCTTGCTTCGTAATTGCATTCATCGCTGCTCCTCCTGTAGACATTGACGGTATCCGCGAACCAGTTGCAGGTTCATTACTCTACGGAAACAACATTATTTCCGGTGCAGTAGTTCCTTCCTCTAACGCCATCGGTTTACACTTCTACCCAATTTGGGAAGCTGCTTCCTTAGACGAGTGGTTATACAACGGCGGTCCTTACCAATTGGTAGTATTCCACTTCCTGATCGGCGTATTCTGCTACCTCGGTCGTGAATGGGAACTTTCTTACCGCTTAGGTATGCGTCCTTGGATTTGCCTAGCATTCTCTGCTCCTGTAGCAGCAGCAACCGCAGTATTCTTGATCTACCCAATCGGTCAAGGTTCATTCTCTGACGGTATGCCTTTAGGTATCTCTGGAACATTCAACTTCATGATCGTGTTCCAAGCTGAACACAACATCTTGATGCACCCCTTCCATATGTTAGGTGTAGCTGGTGTATTCGGTGGTTCTTTGTTCTCCGCAATGCACGGTTCTTTGGTTACTTCTTCCTTAGTTAAGGAAACAACCGAAAACGAATCACAAAACTACGGTTACAAATTCGGTCAAGAAGAAGAAACCTATAACATCGTTGCTGCTCACGGCTACTTCGGTCGCTTGATTTTCCAATACGCTTCCTTCAACAACAGCCGTCAACTGCACTTCTTACTAGCTGCATGGCCTGTAATTGGTATCTGGTTCACAGCTTTGGGTATCAGCACCATGGCGTTCAACTTGAACGGTTTCAACTTCAACCAATCCATCATGGATTCTCAAGGTCGCGTAGTCGCTACTTGGGCTGATGTAATCAACCGCGCTAACTTAGGTATGGAAGTAATGCACGAGCGTAACGCTCACAACTTCCCCCTAGACTTGGCTGCTGCTGATGTTGCTCCTGTTGCTTTAAGCGCTCCTGCAATCAACGGTTAA
- a CDS encoding TspO/MBR family protein, with the protein MNQSNNGGILEQFVNTVMGVKTGNQQQSLNTSAADTQEIDIKAVLVYKLGTILQIGVMILVLLGMEKLVILIDNNSFFPIWFSTLVTTLFFALLSIRSRIFSLLDNTRSRTTYDQVIRPKWSPPPLAFPIVWMIIAVLRVISSVLIWQEMNHQFLILPLILFVIHLALGDTWNTIFTVERRLGAAVPVVILGPWLSAIVVTAIYWQTVPLAGMILSFSCVWLTVAAVLVFRIWQLNGSEPLYPLKLAVVEKYTQNG; encoded by the coding sequence ATGAATCAATCCAACAATGGTGGTATCCTTGAACAGTTTGTCAACACAGTGATGGGTGTAAAAACTGGGAATCAACAACAATCTCTAAATACATCAGCAGCGGATACACAAGAAATAGATATCAAAGCAGTTTTAGTTTATAAACTAGGAACTATTCTGCAAATAGGAGTGATGATTCTTGTATTGCTGGGAATGGAAAAATTAGTAATTTTGATTGATAATAATTCTTTTTTTCCTATTTGGTTTAGCACTTTAGTCACCACATTATTTTTTGCTTTATTAAGTATCCGTTCCCGGATATTCTCCCTTTTAGATAATACTCGTTCTCGGACAACGTATGATCAAGTAATTAGACCAAAATGGTCTCCTCCACCTTTAGCATTTCCCATAGTTTGGATGATAATTGCGGTTTTGCGGGTAATTTCTTCGGTGTTAATTTGGCAGGAAATGAATCACCAATTTTTGATATTGCCGTTAATTCTGTTTGTTATACATCTAGCTTTAGGAGATACTTGGAATACGATTTTTACCGTAGAACGGAGATTAGGCGCTGCTGTTCCTGTGGTGATTTTAGGTCCTTGGTTATCGGCTATAGTGGTGACAGCGATTTATTGGCAAACTGTTCCTTTAGCGGGAATGATTTTATCTTTTTCTTGTGTATGGCTAACTGTTGCTGCTGTATTGGTATTCAGAATTTGGCAGTTAAATGGATCTGAGCCTTTGTATCCTTTAAAATTAGCTGTTGTGGAGAAATATACTCAAAACGGCTAG